The Reichenbachiella carrageenanivorans region CAGAGAGAAGGATGGACAGTCAGAATAAACTTAGAGTCACACAAGAATACAGTAAACTGAGTGACGAAATTCAAGAGCAAATCAAGCTGGTATACCCAGAGGGGTATAGTCAGCACATCTTTACCTATACCAATAAAGATGGTCTAAGAACGAGTGCGCTGAGATTCGAAACGGATGAGAAGATCTATCTGATTCGTATGTCATTGGCGGAAGCCCAAAACCTGATCGAAGAAGATGATGACTATGATGAGGATGGCAACCTAAGAGACGACGTACGCGACGACTACGAAGACAAATATTCAGACGTAGACTATCTGTCTGATAATGATAACTATGAAGGGTAATTTAATACCCCTTACTTAGTTGTCTCTTACATGGGTCTCGTGCCAACAAGCTGTTTTAAGAACCACATTCGATATGCAGTTCGTATTTTAAACTGTTATCTGTATAGAAGTAACCAGAACTATTGACTGCACCTCCTTCTTTCTTATAATTTCCACCTAAAACGTATGATTCCTCTGTGTCGACTAGTGAAAGGTAACCATAAAGCAAGTTGCCGTCATTGAAGATTTCTATAGTCAGGACATTACCAATTGAGAGTTCTAAGTTTGTAGAATTATAATTGCGCAACTCATAGCATATGTAAACCTCATTGTCGTCACGACCAGGATCAAAGTCGATACTAGGGTTCAACATACGTAATTCTCGATACGTGGTGCAGTAGACCATTCGAAAATCAATCCGTAGAGTCTCCCCACCAGAAGATATCCTGATATATCCCGACCCAGTTGGTACATCACTAATGTCAACATTGATACTCTGCGAGTTTTCCGAAACAAAATTGGTCCCTTCCATGCTTTCGAAACTCAACTGTTCGATGTCAGTGAAACTGTCTTCTTGAGGGAGATTAAGCATTTGCCCATTGGGCATTGTACCGAATAGGCGGACATTGCCCATGATGGTAGTGAGGTCACCTGATGTACGAACATCCGTGGGATGCTCTTGCAACTCATAATATATGTTATTACAACTACATACGCAGACCCATAAACTAAATGCAAATAGCCAGTTTTTAAAATGCATAACCCAGTCTGATCTGTGCGTTTACGTTCGGCCCCATATCGAAAGAACCCCCTCTTTTATCTGGCTCTGGTTCAGTGAATGTCGTCTGGTTGCTTTTCACCTTCACAGCCAATAGCTTGGTATAGCTGAACCCATAGCCAAATTCAGTCCCCAAGTATAATTTCTTTGCAATGTAAAAATCAAAACCTGCCACCCAGTTGGCTCCTAACCTTACAAAGCCATCTTCATTGACCACTTTATTGTAATTGACTTTAGATCCATTTTGATACTCCTCCTTTTCGCTAGAGTATTGATAGGCCAAATCAAACTCTAAACCAAAGTAAGGTGAAAGGCGCTTGGTGCCTTCCAAATGACGTTCAAACCCTGGTCGTACATTCACGCCGATGGTAGTCGTATTATATTTCAGTTCTTTCAACTGTGCCGACGAAAGTTCTTGTTGTATAATTTCTGTGTCTGAATCTACAGCTGCAAAAATATTTAGCCTAAAGGCATTTCTACCAGAAGTAAACCAACGAGCTCGAATGCCATTGATACTAACTGGAGTATTACCAAATGGTGTAAACTGTAATTCAAGCGTGGTCTCAGCGTCATCCGCTTTGAATTCTAATGGTACTCGGTGGCTGTTTTGTGTAGAATCTTGTGCCTGAGCAGCCAAAGCCGTCAGTAAAAACAGGGTAGTAAATAATTTGATCATACGAATCGTGTTATGGAATGTAATAGTTAAGTTTTTGTGTCTGATTAGAATAATGAATAGGAAAACCTTTAAATATGGTCATCACTCCAGAAGAGTAATTATCCGAATTCAAATAATTCAACTCCTTAATTAAAAATGACCCCTGATAATACTCATAGTAGAAATTAGTAGCTTTTTCTGGGATCAGGTACAGCTTATCATCCTGCTTTAGGACATGAAAACTGCTTTGAATCGCGAAGGATCCAACTACTGTATCTGTGGATAAATCTAGCACAGCAATATAATTAGTGTAACTGTACTGAACCGATAAAAACAGGAGGCCATCGTGTACTTGTGCATCAAAGTATCTCATAGAATAGCTACCCCATGAATATTCTTGAAAGGTATGTAGCGTAGTATTACCATTTTCATAGACAATCACGTCAAAATTTTCAGTGAAGATATAGGCCTTGTTTCCATCAGAAGTAATAGCCTTTATCTTTGTATAATCTCCTGTCAAAGTACTGATATCGTCTATGGCCGTAGTCCAAGAACTACCAGCGTCACTTGATATAAAAACATCTCTAGATCCGTCGTAAATAGACACATAATCACCATTGCTTAAGATGGTTAATCTTTTATAATCATACGAAGAGCCAGGAAAAGGTATCGTTTCCCATGTTCGACCATTGTCTAAAGAGATATAATTGTAATATCCACTGAAAAGTACCAGCTCCCCACTCTCAAACTGATTTACTGTATAGTCTTGGTTGAAATACTTATTACTATTTACTTTCTCCCAGTTATTGTTCTCTACATTTTTGGTCACATATAATCCATCGCTGGTATAAGCCAGAAGTTCATTCTTTTGAACAATAAATCTTTTTAGATCATCCCCGAAACCCGTGTCGCTACAGGCCATTGTCCACCCCTTGCCGGCTGGCCCTACAGTTATCTCTATCTCAAATAATTTCACATCTACACAGCCCTCTTTAGAAATATTGCATACGTAATCGTCAATAATTATTAAAGTTTGTTTTTCATACCTACAACCAAGCTGCCATTTCAAAACCACCCAATTTTCTTCGCCTACTTCAGTGCTTTCTACTTGATCAATTGTTCCGCCATCTGTCACCACAAACTCTAGACTCGCAGATAGCGGTTTGCCTTCATAGTCTGTAATGCTAATTTTAATCTCTTCTTCTAGAAGTTGCCCCATTGCTCCTTCTTGGTCTGCACCCTGCTGGATCGTGTATATTTTATTCCCAATGGCTATAGAATATGGGTTGTCCTCTGATTGCTCATCGTCTTTGCAAGAAAAAAGGCAGAAGGCTACTAGGAATAGCACAAAGAAGTGTTTCATTAGTTTGGTTTTGAAAATAACATGCAATATATAATATTATACAAAAGCAGCTACACAAATTCGCTACAACAACAAGTGGAAGAGCAAGTGGAAGAGCAAGTCTGAATCAGGCCGCTTATTCGACCCCTCTCGCAGAAATTTTTCGCCTAAAAAGAAGTAATCCCATCGAATTAATATTTTAATTTATACTAAATATTAAGCCTCGGTGTCGTGCCTACAAAGAAAGAATTAAAAGCCAAATATCTCGCGCAACAACACATTTACGAACAGGTCTGCCTCACTGGCAAAGATCTGCTCCGACAAGCACTGCACGACGAAGGGATCGAGCTCCTACAAGTAGGACATCGAGTGAAATCATTTGAGTCCTTTTACGAAAAAATCTCTAGAAAAAAATACAAAAACCCCTACGAAGACACCGAAGACATATGCGGACTACGAGTCATTTGCTTTTATATCAATGACTTGCCACAAGTGGGAGAAATCATTAACCGTACCCTACAGATTCAAAACACGATAGACAAAATGCAGGATGGTGAAACGGATCGGTTTGGTTATCGATCTAATCACTATATCGTGACCTTGCCAGATGACCCTGCCTATGGGGATTGCAACGGGGTGAAAATAGAAGTGCAAACTCGCACAGCGTTGATGCACACATGGGCACACATTCAGGGCAAACTAGAATACAAAAAAGCAGAGCATACACCCAGAATATTTAGGAGAAAGCTCTTCCAACTAAGCGCTTTACTAGAACTGGCCGATGAGCAATTTCAAGCACTCAAGTTGGAAAAAAATCTCTTTAGAGCTGCTCTCGCCAGCCACAATACGGAATTGACACCCTCTACGGAGCTAAATATAGATACATTTATGGCTTTCATGGAACTGTATTTTC contains the following coding sequences:
- a CDS encoding SH3 domain-containing protein produces the protein MIKLFTTLFLLTALAAQAQDSTQNSHRVPLEFKADDAETTLELQFTPFGNTPVSINGIRARWFTSGRNAFRLNIFAAVDSDTEIIQQELSSAQLKELKYNTTTIGVNVRPGFERHLEGTKRLSPYFGLEFDLAYQYSSEKEEYQNGSKVNYNKVVNEDGFVRLGANWVAGFDFYIAKKLYLGTEFGYGFSYTKLLAVKVKSNQTTFTEPEPDKRGGSFDMGPNVNAQIRLGYAF
- a CDS encoding beta propeller repeat protein is translated as MKHFFVLFLVAFCLFSCKDDEQSEDNPYSIAIGNKIYTIQQGADQEGAMGQLLEEEIKISITDYEGKPLSASLEFVVTDGGTIDQVESTEVGEENWVVLKWQLGCRYEKQTLIIIDDYVCNISKEGCVDVKLFEIEITVGPAGKGWTMACSDTGFGDDLKRFIVQKNELLAYTSDGLYVTKNVENNNWEKVNSNKYFNQDYTVNQFESGELVLFSGYYNYISLDNGRTWETIPFPGSSYDYKRLTILSNGDYVSIYDGSRDVFISSDAGSSWTTAIDDISTLTGDYTKIKAITSDGNKAYIFTENFDVIVYENGNTTLHTFQEYSWGSYSMRYFDAQVHDGLLFLSVQYSYTNYIAVLDLSTDTVVGSFAIQSSFHVLKQDDKLYLIPEKATNFYYEYYQGSFLIKELNYLNSDNYSSGVMTIFKGFPIHYSNQTQKLNYYIP
- a CDS encoding GTP pyrophosphokinase, whose protein sequence is MPTKKELKAKYLAQQHIYEQVCLTGKDLLRQALHDEGIELLQVGHRVKSFESFYEKISRKKYKNPYEDTEDICGLRVICFYINDLPQVGEIINRTLQIQNTIDKMQDGETDRFGYRSNHYIVTLPDDPAYGDCNGVKIEVQTRTALMHTWAHIQGKLEYKKAEHTPRIFRRKLFQLSALLELADEQFQALKLEKNLFRAALASHNTELTPSTELNIDTFMAFMELYFPNRRESYRYSKLLMVELLNCEMNFGHLISAYESLKDDLKTIETDAARTFSREEMMKMILAIIYDPFYASFMNDELLSENAEVIHKWKQIRKLDS